A portion of the Choristoneura fumiferana chromosome 6, NRCan_CFum_1, whole genome shotgun sequence genome contains these proteins:
- the LOC141428926 gene encoding globin-like isoform X1, whose amino-acid sequence MLLFIYLSSIFTLLTAIIVLKRVKSGQKVRSKTTMGGWLSYLWWGGDPDAVNPISKLTRREVYAVQKSWAPVYADSVANGTELLKRLFRAYPETKEFFKMVRKLPEEEFAANIQFKAHVINLMSSLNQAVNNLNQPEIVAAMMQKLGESHKKRQIKESHFHDLKDVIVKMFIEVLKLDNATLSAWGKTVEFWYKHVFETLNSEER is encoded by the exons ATGTTACTTTTCATATATTTATCTTCTATTTTTACACTTTTAACTGCTATTATTGTGTTGAAAAGAGTGAAGAGTGGACAAAAGGTCAGATCTAAG aCAACAATGGGCGGCTGGCTGAGCTACCTGTGGTGGGGTGGTGACCCGGACGCCGTGAATCCCATATCCAAGCTAACGCGGCGGGAAGTCTACGCGGTCCAGAAATCTTGGGCCCCCGTTTATGCTGACTCTGTCGCCAATGGGACAGAGCTTCTTAAAAG ACTATTCCGCGCTTACCCAGAGACGAAAGAATTCTTCAAAATGGTCCGTAAGCTGCCAGAAGAAGAGTTCGCAGCCAACATCCAGTTCAAAGCACACGTGATCAACCTGATGAGTTCCCTTAACCAGGCCGTGAACAACCTTAACCAGCCCGAGATAGTCGCTGCTATGATGCAGAAACTCGGCGAGTCACATAAGAAACGGCAAATCAAGGAGAGCCATTTTCAT GATTTAAAAGACGTCATAGTGAAAATGTTCATCGAAGTGCTAAAACTGGACAACGCGACCCTCAGCGCTTGGGGAAAAACTGTCGAGTTCTGGTACAAGCATGTGTTTGAGACCCTGAATTCCGAAGAGAGGTAA
- the LOC141428926 gene encoding cytoglobin-like isoform X3 — MGGWLSYLWWGGDPDAVNPISKLTRREVYAVQKSWAPVYADSVANGTELLKRLFRAYPETKEFFKMVRKLPEEEFAANIQFKAHVINLMSSLNQAVNNLNQPEIVAAMMQKLGESHKKRQIKESHFHDLKDVIVKMFIEVLKLDNATLSAWGKTVEFWYKHVFETLNSEER; from the exons ATGGGCGGCTGGCTGAGCTACCTGTGGTGGGGTGGTGACCCGGACGCCGTGAATCCCATATCCAAGCTAACGCGGCGGGAAGTCTACGCGGTCCAGAAATCTTGGGCCCCCGTTTATGCTGACTCTGTCGCCAATGGGACAGAGCTTCTTAAAAG ACTATTCCGCGCTTACCCAGAGACGAAAGAATTCTTCAAAATGGTCCGTAAGCTGCCAGAAGAAGAGTTCGCAGCCAACATCCAGTTCAAAGCACACGTGATCAACCTGATGAGTTCCCTTAACCAGGCCGTGAACAACCTTAACCAGCCCGAGATAGTCGCTGCTATGATGCAGAAACTCGGCGAGTCACATAAGAAACGGCAAATCAAGGAGAGCCATTTTCAT GATTTAAAAGACGTCATAGTGAAAATGTTCATCGAAGTGCTAAAACTGGACAACGCGACCCTCAGCGCTTGGGGAAAAACTGTCGAGTTCTGGTACAAGCATGTGTTTGAGACCCTGAATTCCGAAGAGAGGTAA
- the LOC141428926 gene encoding globin-like isoform X2 has translation MLLFIYLSSIFTLLTAIIVLKRVKSGQKTTMGGWLSYLWWGGDPDAVNPISKLTRREVYAVQKSWAPVYADSVANGTELLKRLFRAYPETKEFFKMVRKLPEEEFAANIQFKAHVINLMSSLNQAVNNLNQPEIVAAMMQKLGESHKKRQIKESHFHDLKDVIVKMFIEVLKLDNATLSAWGKTVEFWYKHVFETLNSEER, from the exons ATGTTACTTTTCATATATTTATCTTCTATTTTTACACTTTTAACTGCTATTATTGTGTTGAAAAGAGTGAAGAGTGGACAAAAG aCAACAATGGGCGGCTGGCTGAGCTACCTGTGGTGGGGTGGTGACCCGGACGCCGTGAATCCCATATCCAAGCTAACGCGGCGGGAAGTCTACGCGGTCCAGAAATCTTGGGCCCCCGTTTATGCTGACTCTGTCGCCAATGGGACAGAGCTTCTTAAAAG ACTATTCCGCGCTTACCCAGAGACGAAAGAATTCTTCAAAATGGTCCGTAAGCTGCCAGAAGAAGAGTTCGCAGCCAACATCCAGTTCAAAGCACACGTGATCAACCTGATGAGTTCCCTTAACCAGGCCGTGAACAACCTTAACCAGCCCGAGATAGTCGCTGCTATGATGCAGAAACTCGGCGAGTCACATAAGAAACGGCAAATCAAGGAGAGCCATTTTCAT GATTTAAAAGACGTCATAGTGAAAATGTTCATCGAAGTGCTAAAACTGGACAACGCGACCCTCAGCGCTTGGGGAAAAACTGTCGAGTTCTGGTACAAGCATGTGTTTGAGACCCTGAATTCCGAAGAGAGGTAA